The Elaeis guineensis isolate ETL-2024a chromosome 14, EG11, whole genome shotgun sequence genomic sequence ACCAAGCGGATAAAGATGTGGAAATAGACAACGGAAGTGCATAAAGAGGCTGACAATATAATGAGATGAGGGCATCAGAAAGCAATTGGTGATGCTTCTGGATAGAAGTCCTGATGCAATATTCTATAATTGATTGGGATCATCAGAGGATAGATGGATGAGGGTGGAAGGATGGATGACTTTTATCCActatttggttcaaaaagttaccGAGAGGATGGATGAAAAATAAGAAATTGTCTATCCATCTCAGCCCGCCAACTAAAAAATTTGGGAGGATGCAAAGAAGAATGGATGGAGCATTGATGGATGtatttttatattgataaaattatccttcattaaattttttcgacaaaactataatattttctcacatttttattcatattatttatatatatttttatatatactattaatcaaatactattaaattttattattaattattttaatttagtacACAATTttgttaattataattaaataattagaattatcttctatttctttatttttatttactattttttggtTAACTATTTtgtataatattatttaattatttaaattaaatgattatttatataattaatatataattaattcattaataattaatttattaaattatttattaaattaaattaaaattaaatatttatataattttgatataattatagattataatgattataagtttatatattatttatttttttaataaataagtattttaaattgataatagtaatatttttactaaagggtagtctaataaaaatattatataaatattatccatCATTTCTTTCATTCATTCTATATTAAATAGAGGAGGGAATCAATTTCATTCATCCATCATTCTTTCATCAAATATATGAAAGTATTGATAGACGATCTATCCATTCTCTCCCTCATCCATTCATCCTTTTTTATCCATCCTTTCTTCAATCCATCCTTAATACCAAATAGAGGGTAAGAAAATGAATCTTGGCAAACATCAAAGCATGGAACAAAAGTTAAGTTACGTATTGGGCCATCTTTCTGGGAGCTTCTGCAGACAGAAATCAGATAAATTTGATGAGAAAGTAGCACATAAGTAGGCATCGGCTTTGTATCAAAATAACtctagattaaatatttttttcagattaGGTTGGAAACAAGAGAGAAATGGGTGAAAATATTTTCGTTTTGTTAGTGGATATGTTTCCATATTTAGATTTTAACATTATAAGGTCATTTGTAACTTTAAGGATCTGTTTGGTTGAGGATAATTTGACATGAGAAAATGAATCTCATGTTAGATTACCacatttaatatgaaaaataaaaaataaaataaaaaattggtgggtcctatatttatttttcaaagagaAAAGGTAAAACAAATACTATGGAGGGTTAGTATTTAATAAATTTTCAAGTGGTAGTAATCCATATTTGACAAAAATATCCTCAATATATTTAATAAAGAGTAGTGTAGAATGAGACATTGATGACAATAAAAATATCGAAAAGAATAAGACTTAAAAAATAAAGTATATATATAGTCATTAAATTTGTTTTAATGTCTTctcaaattcattcaataaagagcttttgCAGAAAATTAAGATGTAGATAACATTATGTAAAGGGTTATGTGATTATAGCCATTAcataaaaattgattgaaaatgataataatatcttaatattaaaaaaatattttatgttgatGGGCATATTTATAAATTTGGTCAAATTTTTATGTAGGATTACCTCCAACCAAATgtagtaattttttttcaatatcattTTTTAGAGTAATTTTTTCACTAACCAaacatagtaaaaattattttctccataattatttttttggataaatgatTCTTCAGAATCTCGAAATTATCCCGTAATCTAACATACCCCAACCAAATGGACCCTAATAGGATTCCAATAAAACTAaaagaaagtgaaagaaaaaaaaaaaagaaaaaagaaaaaaccctAATGAAATTGACTTTCATGGAAATCTTCAAGAAATTCACATCTTTCCTATGTTGTTCTCAAAACCATCTTGTTTCCATGAATACTTCTCCAACAAAAAATTGCATTATTCTTGCTTACATGCTATCTCACACTATTATGCCGagatcttttctttcaaaacatgagCAGCTTTTCAGAGATTTTCTATGGGCTTATACAGCGGTAGTAGAGATATACATCTTCTCAGCTCGGATGTTGTCTGTGAGTATTTATTCCTTGTTTATCCATCGAGAGGTTTTGATTGCCAGGTATGGTGTGAGATTTTTAAATCAACTGGATGGTCTACAGAGCATGATGAAACGGGCTAGATATGGTTGGGGACTTCAAAGAGAGCTGTTGTTAGAGGCCGAAGGAGCTCCTTTATATGGAAGGAGATTAATTTGCACCTATCTCTCTGATGTATTAGCTTAGATCATCTGGTAGTGGGTGACGATCAGACGATTGATGTTGTCCAAGATCAACAGGTGGTTGACATTTTGCTTGCTCGCTGGCCTATCTTTATTAGCTCGAAGGTGGGTGAGATCTTGAGGTTTTGACCTATTCCAACTGGATGAGAGGAATTGGAATGAGCATGTAGTGACCTAACTTTCTGGCAGCCATTTGGCCATGGGGATCTTATTCTAGTTGATTCCTTTACTTGATGAGCCGGATGTTAGGGTTTGGCAGTCATCCAGCACATCAAAGGTGGCAGCCAAGGGCCTTTATGATCTGTATAGGGGGAGCTGGTTAGGAGACTAGATGGTGCTTGGATTTAGAGGTTGGGAGTTCACTTGAGAGTTTGTCTGTTCATCTGAAAGGTTGCATGGAGTCAGCTTTGTTAGCTTTCTACTAGGGTCTTGTTGAGAGCTTGAGGGATGGATATCCCATCTATCTATCTTTATTGTAGATTGAAAGATGAGACAATTGAGCATATCTTATTCTTTTGTCATGAGAGCTGCTCAGATGTGGTAGTTAGCCAACCTCCTTCCGGTAGTGACTTTTGTGGAGAGGTCAGGCCAATCTTTTTTGGAGGCCCTTTGGCGGATTGTGGAGTCCAAGGCTGCAAGATCTGTTGGCATCATGATGGTTTACATTGCTTATCACATTTGGATGGTCTGAAATACTGGTCTCTTGAGACGAGATGGTTGTTGGTGTGGTTTGTGTTGGAGAAGACCTACTCCCAGACTGTTGAGATTTTGAAGGCATCATCATTTAGGTCAATCTTAACGAGGCCAGGTATCTGGGACTCCCCTCTTGCTCTTGTAATGCTCCATAGGATTTTTATTACATAGGAGCCGCCATCTTTGGCCTTCCTCAAGGTCAATTTTGACATTAATATAACTGATGGTTGTGATGGTGCTGGTTTTAGCATTAGGGACCTTGACTCTAGATACATAGCTGCTGGTGGGGTTCATTTCTTTAAGACTACTATATCCGCTATAAAGCTGTGAGCCATCTTGGAGGGTATTTCTTTTGCGAGGCCTCGTCTTGGGGTTGATCGGCTGGTGGTGGGTGGGAGATTCAACTATGGTGGGCAGTTGGATTCAAGGATAGATGAGAGCTGTAGTCTCCATCTCACTGTTTATCATATCTATTTTTTGTTGGTGGGATATGTCTTCGTGCACATTAGGCATATTTATTGTGAGACAAACAACGCCGTAGACTAGGTCGCGAGTAATGTTGCACTTGAGGTATGGTAGCCGGATTAATGTACTTGTTTTGATGGTGTCCtttcgaattttttttttcctaattttttggGTTATATTCATAAccaagttgaaaaaaaaaaaaaaaaaaatcattcacgTGGCACGTGCGAGGCTGGTCTCCCGCTGAAGAAACCCTCTCACTTTTCGAAGCTGGTGGTTTCCCCACTGTCCGTCCTCTCCTTCCCCTCGCCGACGCTCTGTTATAATGAGATCCCTCTTCCACTCCCACCATCCCATCCTTCCTTCCATACCCAATCAACCCTCGCGCCGCCTCCCCCTCTCTGACGCCCCTCGCCACCTCTTTCCTGGCCGCGGGTGGCGGCTCGCGGCCGCGTCCGAGGCCATGGCCTCCAGGGAGCTGGACAAGGACCAGAACCCCAATATACCCAAGGAGAACAAGCTCTGGGGCGGGCGCTTCGAGGATAGCGTCACCGACGCCGTCGAGCGGTTCAGCGAGTCGGTCTCCTTCGACAAGGAGCTCTACAAGCACGACATCATGGGCAGCCGGGCCCACGCCACCATGCTCGCCCACCaggttcttctctttctctcggaGGCCCAATGGATTCTCTGGAGTTTGGATTCATGCATCTTATTTCCCCTCTTGGGGAGTTCTATCAAGGACTGTATGATCGCTTGCTGTTCGATGATATATCTCAGTAATTTTATACTCCAAATGTATTTTCTCTTCATGTCCCTGATGCAGTGTCTTTGTACAAAAGTTAATGAGGGGTTTGGAACtgtgttttggtttgatttgcaaAATGTTGTGATTGAAACTAATACGGTTAGTATAAGCTTGCTTTGGTGGAGATGTGACAGACTTACTAGAGTAGTGGGTATCTATGATAGGAGTATGGTGATTGGCTTtctaaggagagagaagtggatgggaattttactattattattttaaGTGTTTGTGGCTGAGCAAATGGAAGGTTCTATGAGAACGACATCTTAGATTGTTTGTTATATTTCCAACATGGATGTTGTAATCTAAGCAATACTTTTGAGGCAATGAGACATTGAATGTAATGAATTGTGTAAATGAGGGAAATTAGACGATGCATTCCTGCTATCTTGTTGAATTGAGGATGATGGAGTTGGAAATAGTTCTGGCTAGTTTTTGGTTTGTGGATTTTGCAAAATGGGGAGCATGGAGCAAGTGAAAAAGTTTTTCCAAGAAACTACGGAGAAAGAGAGTGGCCAAGATTTATAGCAACATTATGCAAATcctaaagaaccaccatctactAGACAAATAGAGACTTTTTGTGTGGAAAAACTAAACAACAGTAGAATTCATACCTTTTCTGTAAAGGCCCTTTTTAACATGTTTGTAAGTTTAAGAACAAGCCCTTGGAAAAAAGAAATCTGTTTATATGGATAGCATACAGTTGCAATttactatacacacacacacacacatatatatatataataataattccaTGAAGTGCGCTCTGTTATCTGAATTCTGATAATGATGCAGGGTTTAATGACTGACAGTGATAGAGACGGTATATTGCATGGTCtcgatgagatagagagaagAATTGAAGCAGGGGAATTTGTCTGGAGAACAGATAGAGAGGACGTGCACATGAATATAGAGGCAGCACTCACAGACATGATTGGGGAACCCGCCAAAAAGCTTCACACTGCAAGAAGTCGAAATGATCAAGTTGTGACAGATCTTCGCTTGTGGTGTCGGGAAGCCATTGATAAAATTCTTGCACACATTAGACAACTTCAGGTTTCTTTTAAACTACTGGGGTGTTCTCATACTTTTATATTATATTCTAGAGTTATCTTTCttcccagaccaagaaacgccATCACCACAAAATATCTCTTTGTAGAAAAATCACCACTTCCGCGATCTCTTTCTTTTGGGGCcatcatttttccttttttttgcttAATTTGTCAATGTGTTGTAGTGAAATGATTTCAAGACAAATCATCTGAGAGTTATACCATAATGTGGAGTTATGTTTAAATCTTTCATGTTAGAAGATGTGCTCTAGAAGATGATGAACTCTTTCTGTCAAAATGTATGATATTTCAAATTAGAAGCAGAGAACAAACAAAACATTCATTTAATAGGGATGTTATATTAGATGGCTCACAAGGCAGCAATTTAGTTAGCTTAATTGAATTGTGAGACAGCATAGTGATTGTACATTTTAGATCATCAGATTAGTTATGTGCTCCTCATTTCATTGCATTTCCTTAAAATTGCAATACTTATGCTAGTCGATAACTATAAACCTCAAACCAAGGATTCAAAGATTGAGGTATGGTCCCATACTCATCAACATCTTATATAATACATACTGTGGTTTGGGATCAGCACAGGCTGGTATGAGGCTgattttgtatgtatgtatataggtaTGTATGGATGGATGGATTTCAAATCTTTTCCTAACTATAACATCATTGCCCAAGTTTTCTAGTTTGTGGCCCTCCTGTACGttgtattttaaatatatttcatTAATCTAGAAGGGACTAGTGGTAATTTGATATAAGGGGTTGCACTATTTTTGACTGTCTTGAAACCTGTGATATAGCATTGATGATTTTTGAAGAGATCTGCTGTCATTAGCCACACCTGGTGAATATATCTGATAATAAATGCATGCAATTGGCTTTTTTTGGTGGACTCAACCTTTTTTCTGGTATGCTATAACATTTAGTATAAATTCTGATTAGTATACATACCAAGTTTGgtaatattttttcattttcaGAACTTATTTCTGAATTCCAAGACCACCAAGACCATTATCTTTTTTATGCTTAAATCAATCAAAAGGATTTCCTATGGGAAAACATTCTGGTTTCTGTAATGTATGATGTTTAATGGTCAAGTACTTGGATTGTATTTTTCATGTTGTCTACGATTTCTCTGCCACATGATCGTGCCAGAAGTTATATTTGATTAAGCCTGAGTTGGTCCTTGTAATTTCAGGTGGCACTGGTTGGTTTAGCTTTAAAAAATGAAGGGCTGATAGTTCCTGGATACACTCATCTACAGAGGGCACAGCCTGTTTTGCTGCGACATCTTCTGTTAACATATGTTGAACAGGTAAAAGAATTGTTGTATAAACTTCTTTTTTGGACTTCCAGAATCTCTAAAGTCTATAGTCATGGTCTCTTTTTGCTTGGTTAAGCTATTTCATATTGTATTTTCTTATTCTGTTTTCTTTGATGGTAGCACAAGAagatgtaaaaaatttaagaCATTTGCAACTGCTTaaacaaatattataaaaaaaataaaattaaaaatcacgtTCTTAAGCTCAAGAAGGAAAATATGTTGGTGCTATGGCTTTTACAATCTCTTGGTCATGCCATCACTTGCCTGGTCCTTGGAACCATGTGAAAGGTTGAGATGGATGATATTATTTAAGGGAAGGTTCATGTGGAGCTGAACAGGAGTTGCATAGTAAAATGCATGAGCAGAATTATTATGTAGTTCATTGCATCAAACTGCTGCTCAGCATAATCATTGATTACAAAATACACCTGAAGATTAAGTTGATGGGAGGCTTTGTTGATATTAAACAAGTTTGTAGTTGTGAACTTAGAGGTGGAGCTGTGTTGATATGAACATAAAACCAAGTTAGACTTAACATGTTGGAGTGCAGAGAGATTTTTAACCATGTACATGAATAAAGGCAGGTTTGCATTGATAAGACTCACAATCACTTGCATAGGAATTTTCTTGCTCGCACTTAAATCTGCTatccttttttcttttaaaacaatTGCTGCCCAACCACATACTGTACTCAACACCTCAATCATGTGCAATCAAACCGGTGTGAGTCCAGTTGGTGATTTGAAAAGTATAGAAAGTTAGGACCAGCTTTTAAATTGAGTATCTTCAGGTAGCACTATGTGAAGCACATTTTGAGCTGTAATGAATGACATGGTCTAAATCCTTGAAAGAGCTAGTATCCTTATAATGAAACATGTACGAGCATGCTCTAATGTTGATTCGTTGTCTGTAAAAGTGATGGTACCATTATTTCTGTTCTTTACTTGTTAGTTTCTTAAATAAACATAATTTTGCTCTGTTATTTGACACATTTCTTCCCCCATTAGTTTGCTGCATCAATTCTTTGCAGTAAGCTGTATATGTGGCgtctgtttctttttcttctggATCAATGAGAACTaataatatgaatatttgaattaattttgattgcaTCCAAAGACATGCCAATGCATCTTAGAACTAATATATTGATAAATTTACATTGCCTGTGATGATATGCTGTAGCTTGAACGTGATGCTGGTCGACTAGTTGGTTGCAAGGATCGGATGAACTTCTGCCCCCTTGGTGCTTGTGCTTTGGCTGGTACTGGCCTTCCCATCAACAGGTTCATGACTTCAGATGCCTTGGGGTTTACTGCTCCCATGAGGAACAGGTATATTTTCCTTCATCTGAATTGTTACATTGATACCTATTTCCACACCTGTCATCTTTATTGCACCTAGCAGATCTCCAGTTTCAACTGCCTAGCATTTTCATATGGAAGTTCATTGTGGATTTTCATGGTTGTTAAGATCTATCTTTGTTAAATAATACTTGCATGGTTTTGCTTTATTGAAGTTATGTGTAGCTATGCGTCTAATACCTGGTCAAAGTCAATGGATTCACTACTCATGCTTTTGGTGCTTcagatttttcttttaaaacaggCAATACCCTGGCTTGGAACCCTGGACATCTTTCAAAGGCAAGCCCTAAGGCATGACGTGCCACCCAACTAAACGAACAGTTGTTGGCTTTAGATTACTTCTTTGATTTAATTTGTTTCTGAGATTGCTGCCCAACCAACAAATAGGAATTACATGATTCAGAGCACTGCCTCCAAAAGAATCATGTTTGACACCCATTTAACCCTGATGTTCAACATTTACTCAGTTGGCTTAGCTTTTTGTTTAttcttttttataataaatataaatccttagtaatattttttaaaaaaactagggGTCATTTTATCGAAACTTGTTGATTTCCTTGCAAGTAGGTGTTTTGGGAGTAAAAGCTAGAACAGGTGCTCAAAAAAAAAGACAGAAAGAAATTAGTGCTTAAGTAAGGAGGTTTTAATGGGTAAAAATAAAAATGGGCAGGGGTTTGAATTGATTTATGCTGTTCCTTCCAATTTTTTATGTGaatgtaaaataaaaaaaggtAGGGGTTTGAATTGTTCTATGCCATTCCTTCCAGTTCTTTGACCGTGGCTATTCCTCTCACTGAAATTGTTGTTTTATGTAGCATTGATGCAGTATCAGATCGTGATTTTGTCTTGGAATTTTTATCAGCCAATTCCATCACTGCAATTCATCTTTCACGGCTTGGTGAAGAATGGGTTTTGTGGGCATCAGAGGAGTTTGGATTCTTGACCCCGAGCGACTCAGTATCCACAGGAAGCAGCATTATGCCCCAGAAGAAAAATCCAGATCCAATGGAACTTGTTCGTGGAAAGTCTGCTAGAGTTGTGGGAGATCTTGTTACTCTTCTAGTCCTGTGCAAAGGGCTTCCGCAAGCTTACAATCGTGATCTCCAAGTATGCTGTGTAGTAGTTGGTTTATTCTTGCACTTTTCCTTAAGAGATTGGAATACTTTTCTGTTTAAATTTGCTGTTTATAATTGATGATTAAAATTGTTTCTCTTGAGCAGGAAGACAAGGAACCTTTATTTGACAGTGTTAGAACTATACTAGGAATGCTCGAAGTAACAACTGAATTTGCATGCAACATTACCTTCAACCATGCAAAAATTGAAAGAGCTCTACCTGCTGGGCATCTTGATGCCACAACCCTTGCAGATTACCTTGTGAAGAAGGTAAACTAATTTTTGCCTTGCTATTCACAAGGGCACAGCGTTCACTTTTAAGCTTCTCTAAAGTTCACAGAATGGTACTCCTATGCTTAAGGGACTGAACTCTAAACTAAATTTGGAGAATTATTGTTAGGTTTGCTTTTGAATTCCTGAAAACTGCAATTTTCTTATTCAAGTTCCtgaaaatagttttttttttttatttgatatacaGGGAGGCAAAGCCACCCATTTGatttgaaagaaagaaagaaagctaTGGAGCAAAGTAAAAAATTACCGAAAGTTACAAACTACAAAATGAAAGATATAGGCTACAGATTGGGCCAAACAAATAGAACTAAGAGAGAAGCCGTTTTCTGATTAATTAGAATTCaagaatctaaaattagtatGTGTTCCTTAAATTagtcttaaattcaaattttcatgcCGTGAAAAAGTTGCCTGGCATTAAGTCTTAGCATATTTGCGTGCCACCCTCAACTGTTCGATTTGAGATGTACTGACCTGTATTGGGTGGAACCAGCATGAAAACGCCATTCAAGTTGGTGTAGACCCTGAACCACCGCAGACCAACTAATGTTGAGCTGAATTGTACCATACCGCTTGGTACCGACCAAAACCAAGATGTGTCGTACCAGTATGTACTGCCTGGTTCAGACAGTACCACGATAAAAAGTTGAGAAAAAGGGGTGGAAGCTGTCTTGGTTATGTACCTTGCTGTACTGAACCAGCTACATATCGGTACGGTACACTGAACTGAGATTGCGGATCTCGAGTCTTAGATTATTGTTTGCCAGCTTGGTGATGATCCATCCCTTCTATTTTATTAGTTTACCTACACAAGGACTCGTGTTTCTAGATTTCCCTCTTCTTGTTTGTTCTTGTTTTCTCCACCTTGCCAGTTTTTCTTACCTTTTTTTGTTGTGCAGGGGATGCCTTTcagaacttctcatgaaatagTAGGAAGGTCTGTTGCTCTGTGCATTGCAAGGAACTGCCAGCTTTCAGATCTTACTCTTGTTCAACTACGCAGCATAAATCCTATTTTTGATGAGGATGTCTATGAATATCTCGGAGCGGAAAATTCAGTGAAGAAGTTCAGCTCCTATGGGTCAACAGGTTCAGAATGTGTGGCTGAGCAACTCAACTTCTGGATTTCAAAGCTTCATATCAACCAAGCCCAGGAGTAGACTGAACAATTATGGATATCACCAAGTTCTGAAGGATTATCAGATTTAGATTATTCCAATTATGGATTGTTTGGCCTACCAATTTGAGTTTGTGAAGATCTAAGATTTCATTTGAGACATCTTGTTGTTCCGCGTCCCCCAATTATAACCGTGACACAGACTTTACAGTAATCAATACTAATTCAGTTCATGCTGTTGAACTTCATCTACAGCCAGGGTTCTGGACATGTGACAATTAATCATAACCATCTACCCTTTTCCTAACTATTTGCAATTTAATCAAATATACTTGCAAGTATAGCCAATTCTACGGAT encodes the following:
- the LOC105057393 gene encoding argininosuccinate lyase, chloroplastic; translation: MRSLFHSHHPILPSIPNQPSRRLPLSDAPRHLFPGRGWRLAAASEAMASRELDKDQNPNIPKENKLWGGRFEDSVTDAVERFSESVSFDKELYKHDIMGSRAHATMLAHQGLMTDSDRDGILHGLDEIERRIEAGEFVWRTDREDVHMNIEAALTDMIGEPAKKLHTARSRNDQVVTDLRLWCREAIDKILAHIRQLQVALVGLALKNEGLIVPGYTHLQRAQPVLLRHLLLTYVEQLERDAGRLVGCKDRMNFCPLGACALAGTGLPINRFMTSDALGFTAPMRNSIDAVSDRDFVLEFLSANSITAIHLSRLGEEWVLWASEEFGFLTPSDSVSTGSSIMPQKKNPDPMELVRGKSARVVGDLVTLLVLCKGLPQAYNRDLQEDKEPLFDSVRTILGMLEVTTEFACNITFNHAKIERALPAGHLDATTLADYLVKKGMPFRTSHEIVGRSVALCIARNCQLSDLTLVQLRSINPIFDEDVYEYLGAENSVKKFSSYGSTGSECVAEQLNFWISKLHINQAQE